From the Prunus dulcis chromosome 4, ALMONDv2, whole genome shotgun sequence genome, one window contains:
- the LOC117626005 gene encoding uncharacterized protein LOC117626005, producing the protein MDFKNFQEEYLDMVLVPSGLLIMLIYHLFLLYKYLKHPLSTAMGYENKDKKTWVGKILQGQDSATAVTVISTNTTATIYLATISLTLCSLIGAWMAKSTNNFFPREIIYGNTSPSIISIKYICLLTCFLLAFSCFVQSARHLVHSNYLLSTPGATSKADVRKAKRAVEKGSEFWSLGLRALYFALNFLLWFFGPVPMFVSSVTTVVILSCQDFKRSDNNQKWPASAVAVNESALLIS; encoded by the exons ATGGATTTTAAGAACTTTCAGGAGGAGTATCTGGATATGGTGTTGGTGCCAAGTGGGCTATTGATCATGCTAATTTAccacctcttcctcctctataAGTACCTCAAACATCCTCTCTCCACAGCCATGGGCTATGAAAACAAGGACAAAAAAACTTGGGTTGGAAAAATTCTTCAG GGCCAAGATAGTGCTACAGCTGTCACTGTGATTTCCACCAATACAACTGCAACTATTTACTTGGCAACAATCTCTTTAACTCTTTGTTCTCTCATTGGAGCTTGGATGGCAAAATCCACCAACAATTTCTTCCCAAGAGAAATAATATATGGCAACACAAGCCCATCCATTATTTCTATCAAGTACATTTGCCTCTTGACCTGTTTTCTCCTGGCTTTTTCATGCTTTGTTCAATCAGCCAGGCACCTTGTCCATTCAAATTACCTGCTAAGCACTCCAGGAGCTACTTCTAAAGCTGATGTGAGAAAAGCTAAGAGAGCGGTTGAAAAGGGAAGTGAATTTTGGTCACTGGGGCTTAGAGCACTATACTTTGCTCTTAATTTTCTGCTATGGTTTTTTGGACCTGTGCCCATGTTCGTTTCGTCTGTCACAACCGTTGTGATCTTATCTTGCCAAGACTTCAAAAGGTCAGATAATAATCAAAAATGGCCTGCCTCAGCTGTGGCTGTAAATGAAAGTGCATTATTAATTTCTTGA
- the LOC117625764 gene encoding uncharacterized protein LOC117625764 gives MAFGKEDLDLVLVPTGLLIMFVYHIFLLYRYLHLPHTTVIGFENNDKRAWVERIMQVDKRDIGTALNVISSNISAATFLCSISLTLSSLIGAWLGSSSSNEVFTSELIYGNVSPSILTIKYITLLTCFLLAFACFVQSARHFVHANYLISTPDSNIPAWYVELAVIRGGDFWSLGLRALYFALTLLLWFFGPIPMFLSSIVLVILLHYMDKNTRPLHDHQLPGRQLVKNVGQRITEVAVNIHQHTETVETAV, from the exons ATGGCTTTTGGAAAAGAGGACCTTGATTTGGTGTTGGTCCCAACTGGATTGCTGATCATGTTTGTCTATCACATCTTCCTTCTTTACAGATATCTTCATCTCCCTCACACCACAGTCATTGGCTTTGAGAACAATGACAAAAGAGCTTGGGTTGAAAGAATTATGCAG GTTGATAAAAGAGACATCGGCACAGCCCTCAATGTGATTTCATCCAACATATCAGCAGCAACTTTTTTGTGTTCCATCTCCTTAACTCTCAGTTCTCTCATTGGAGCTTGGCTTGGAAGTAGTTCCAGCAATGAAGTCTTTACGAGCGAATTAATCTACGGCAACGTCAGCCCCTCAATCCTTACCATCAAGTACATAACCCTCTTAACTTGTTTTCTTCTGGCCTTTGCATGCTTTGTTCAATCAGCAAGGCACTTTGTTCATGCAAACTATCTGATAAGCACACCAGACAGTAATATTCCGGCTTGGTACGTGGAGCTGGCAGTTATAAGAGGAGGTGATTTCTGGTCACTTGGGCTTAGAGCACTCTATTTTGCTCTGACTCTGCTTCTGTGGTTTTTTGGTCCAATACCAATGTTTCTGTCCTCCATCGTTTTGGTCATACTCCTCCATTACATGGACAAAAACACCAGACCTTTGCATGACCACCAGCTTCCGGGAAGGCAGCTGGTTAAAAATGTTGGTCAGAGAATCACAGAGGTGGCTGTTAACATTCATCAGCACACAGAAACAGTTGAAACTGCTGTctaa
- the LOC117624058 gene encoding probable O-methyltransferase 3: protein MDGDEARDLFQAQSHLYKHIFNFISSMSLKCAVQLGIPDIINSHGQPITLPDLVTALQIHPARTGHVHRLMRLMVRSGFFAIKQVRNNQEEEEEEEAYDLTPSSRLLLKDRVPSLSPFVLAMLDPALATPWQFLGNWFRGNELTPFESAHGMGFWEYGDQNPEFNGLFNEAMTSDSGMMNLVIKDCKPIFEGLSSLVDVGGGTGKVARILCEAFPHLKCTVLELPQVVANLADTENLKFIGGDMFQAIPPADAILLKLTLHALSDEECLKVLKKCREAIPGNGQGKVIIIDIVIDDTKDEDEITEAKLFFDMLMMVVVTGRERSEKDWKNLFLEAGFSNYKLTPIFGLRSLIEVYP, encoded by the exons ATGGATGGTGATGAAGCAAGAGACTTGTTTCAAGCTCAGTCTCATTTGTACAAACACATATTCAACTTCATCAGTTCTATGTCACTCAAGTGTGCAGTTCAGCTTGGCATACCGGACATAATCAACAGCCACGGCCAACCCATTACTCTCCCTGACTTGGTCACAGCACTTCAAATTCATCCGGCAAGAACTGGGCATGTGCACAGGCTCATGCGCCTCATGGTACGCTCTGGCTTCTTTGCTATAAAACAAGTTCGTAacaatcaagaagaagaagaagaagaagaggcatATGATCTTACACCATCTTCTAGGCTACTCTTGAAGGATAGAGTTCCCAGCTTGTCACCTTTTGTTTTGGCGATGCTTGATCCGGCCCTTGCAACCCCATGGCAGTTCTTGGGAAATTGGTTCCGAGGGAACGAGCTAACCCCATTTGAGAGTGCACATGGGATGGGATTTTGGGAATATGGAGACCAAAACCCTGAGTTCAACGGTCTTTTCAACGAGGCAATGACTAGTGATTCTGGAATGATGAACTTGGTCATTAAAGATTGCAAGCCAATCTTTGAAGGGTTGAGTTCATTAGTTGATGTTGGGGGTGGTACAGGCAAAGTTGCTCGGATCCTTTGTGAGGCCTTCCCTCACTTGAAATGCACCGTTCTTGAACTTCCACAGGTTGTTGCTAATTTGGCAGACACTGAGAATTTGAAGTTCATTGGAGGTGATATGTTCCAGGCCATCCCTCCAGCCGATGCTATTTTACTCAAG CTGACTTTACATGCTTTGAGCGATGAGGAATGCTTGAAGGTTCTGAAGAAATGCAGAGAAGCCATTCCAGGCAATGGTCAAGGGAAGGTCATCATCATAGACATAGTGATAGACGATACGAAAGATGAGGACGAAATAACAGAAGCAAAGCTCTTCTTTGACATGCTGATGATGGTTGTGGTTactggaagagagagaagcgAGAAGGATTGGAAAAACCTCTTCCTTGAGGCTGGCTTCAGCAACTACAAGTTAACACCAATATTTGGTTTGAGGTCTCTTATTGAAGTCTATCCTTAG
- the LOC117624059 gene encoding histone H3.2-like, producing MARTKQTARKSTGGKAPRKQLATKAXXXXXXXXGGVKKPHRFRPGTVALREIRKYQKSTELLIRKLPFQRLVREIAQDFKTDLRFQSSAVAALQEAAEAYLVGLFEDTNLCAIHAKRVTIMPKDIQLARRIRGERA from the coding sequence ATGGCTCGTACCAAGCAAACCGCCCGCAAGTCCACCGGAGGAAAAGCTCCTCGCAAGCAGCTGGCCACCAAGGCNNNNNNNNNNNNNNNNNNNNNNNNNGGCGGAGTGAAGAAGCCACACAGGTTCAGGCCCGGAACCGTGGCACTCCGTGAGATCCGAAAGTACCAGAAGAGCACTGAGCTCCTCATCCGGAAGCTCCCATTTCAGCGTTTGGTCCGTGAAATCGCTCAGGATTTCAAGACCGACTTGAGGTTCCAGAGCTCTGCTGTGGCTGCTCTTCAGGAGGCTGCTGAGGCCTACTTGGTTGGTCTCTTCGAAGACACCAACCTGTGCGCGATCCATGCCAAGAGGGTCACCATCATGCCCAAGGATATTCAGCTCGCTAGGCGCATTAGGGGAGAGAGGGCTTAG